Proteins co-encoded in one Corylus avellana chromosome ca9, CavTom2PMs-1.0 genomic window:
- the LOC132162403 gene encoding uncharacterized protein LOC132162403: MSLNLVFEVRYGGRFDRSCGCNYVGGEVAVHGEGYDPDNLSFFELEDICKDYGYKPGDLIYFREPDKTLMGGLHLISSDADVLFMVGCHKGQYIVHLYVVCFGEGQGDVQDYEGEDDDEGEGRVDYNDPWWKGKLSDDEDLFDVDVDEGDTGTGATGARTSEAGTVGDGDGGYDNEGEEEETGDEEDGNHGEARRTDASIRSESGRKKNKKFEKVDDDDTNSELARSDILESPPRSNEEAEGTSTKTPEFQRMDLVNPELHLYMTFPDIQTFREAVKEYNLLRGKEIRFKKNERRKSIVVCRDDKCRYRVYARQVSDEQTFQIRSMQPKHVCGRQYTNSIVNSTWISNKLIEKFRIQPNMPLNVIQHEVKEKWKVDVSPSMMYRARAMACKKIFGKLEDQYGHLWDYCETLRQTNRGGCMMMKIYSIF; the protein is encoded by the exons ATGTCTTTGAATCTAGTGTTCGAGGTTAGGTATGGTGGTAGATTCGACAGAAGTTGTGGTTGCAATTACGTGGGGGGAGAAGTTGCTGTTCATGGTGAAGGGTATGATCCTGACAACTTGTCTTTTTTTGAGCTTGAAGATATTTGTAAAGACTACGGGTACAAGCCAGGGGATCTAATATACTTCAGAGAACCTGATAAGACGTTAATGGGGGGTTTGCATTTAATCAGCTCTGATGCCGACGTATTGTTCATGGTTGGCTGCCATAAAGGGCAATATATTGTGCATTTGTATGTCGTGTGTTTTGGGGAGGGTCAGGGTGATGTTCAGGATTACGAAGGAGAAGATGACGATGAAGGGGAGGGAAGGGTTGATTACAATGACCCTTGGTGGAAAGGCAAACTCAGTGATGACGAGGATTTATTTGATGTAGATGTTGACGAAGGCGATACTGGAACTGGAGCAACCGGAGCAAGAACTAGTGAAGCTGGAACcgttggtgatggtgatggtggttATGACAATGAGGGTGAGGAGGAAGAAACaggtgatgaagaagatgggaacCATGGTGAGGCCCGCAGAACTGATGCTTCTATTAGGTCCGAAAGTGGgcgtaagaaaaataaaaaatttgaaaaagtagaTGATGATGACACAAACTCAGAATTGGCTAGAAGTGACATATTGGAGTCACCACCCCGTAGTAATGAAGAAGCTGAAGGGACATCTACAAAAACGCCCGAATTTCAGCGAATGGACCTAGTTAACCCAGAGCTGCATCTCTACATGACTTTCCCAGACATACAAACATTTAGAGAAGCAGTTAAGGAGTACAATCTTTTGAGGGGCAAGGAAATTAGgttcaaaaagaatgaaagaagaaagtcTATTGTTGTGTGTAGGGATGACAAGTGTCGGTACCGAGTATATGCAAGGCAGGTTTCTGATGAACAAACATTTCAGATAAGATCTATGCAGCCTAAACATGTGTGTGGTAGGCAATACACGAACTCCATTGTGAACTCAACTTGGATATCGAACAAGTTGATTGAGAAGTTCCGAATTCAGCCAAATATGCCCTTGAATGTCATACAACATGAAGTGAAGGAAAAGTGGAAAGTGGATGTGAGTCCAAGTATGATGTACAGGGCTAGGGCCATggcatgtaaaaaaatattcgGGAAGCTTGAAGACCAATATGGTCACCTGTGGGATTATTGCGAGACATTGAGACAAACGAATAGGGGAGGTTGTATGATGATGAAG ATTTACAGCATATTCTAG